A region of Nostoc sp. 'Peltigera membranacea cyanobiont' N6 DNA encodes the following proteins:
- a CDS encoding transposase, which produces MNHYEPQPENNKPKYKGKYRIDSTRLPAWSYARNAGYFVTICTDGKKCFFGEVVQDEMQRSPIGEIAHKLWYEIPNHFSNCQIDSFCVMPNHIHGILVINQIQKDAINPRTQEEDAIHRVSTRGDIQRGGVTGLFNPMLSKNSLSKIIRWYKGRCTFEINQIYQGFGWQERFHDNIIRNEFALDQIRQYIINNPINWESDREQPPHHPL; this is translated from the coding sequence ATGAATCATTACGAGCCTCAACCAGAAAACAACAAACCTAAATACAAAGGTAAATATCGAATTGATTCAACACGTTTGCCAGCATGGAGTTATGCTAGGAACGCTGGATATTTCGTGACTATTTGCACCGACGGGAAGAAATGCTTTTTTGGTGAGGTTGTGCAGGATGAAATGCAGCGATCGCCAATTGGAGAAATTGCTCATAAATTGTGGTACGAGATTCCTAATCATTTTTCTAATTGCCAGATAGATTCATTTTGCGTCATGCCTAATCATATTCATGGGATTTTGGTTATTAATCAAATACAAAAAGACGCGATTAATCCACGAACACAGGAAGAAGACGCGATTCATCGCGTCTCTACAAGGGGGGATATTCAACGGGGTGGGGTTACTGGCTTATTTAATCCGATGTTGTCTAAAAATTCTCTTTCTAAAATTATTAGATGGTACAAAGGACGATGTACATTTGAAATTAATCAAATATATCAAGGTTTTGGATGGCAAGAAAGGTTTCATGACAACATCATTCGTAATGAATTCGCCCTCGATCAAATTAGACAATATATTATCAATAACCCAATCAATTGGGAGAGCGATCGCGAACAACCACCCCATCACCCCTTGTAG
- a CDS encoding amino acid ABC transporter ATP-binding protein gives MNNTIPAIIFDNIEKNFGSLKVLKGITGEINRGEVVAVIGSSGCGKSTLLRCFNGLETIDNGRLIINGINLSKPTVNYSQLRQLRTQVGMVFQQFNLFPHLSVLENMTLAPRKVLGKTPKESAQLARLYLEKVGLHDKASAYPEQLSGGQKQRVAIARSLCMNPQIMLFDEPTSALDPELVGEVLQVMQRLASEGMTMVVVTHEMQFAKEVAHQVIFLDKGIVTEKGSAYEVLTNPQSDRLRIFLSRFQIIHSDK, from the coding sequence ATGAACAATACCATCCCCGCCATTATTTTTGACAATATCGAAAAAAACTTTGGTTCCCTAAAAGTCCTTAAAGGAATCACAGGCGAAATCAATCGGGGAGAAGTCGTTGCAGTTATCGGTTCCTCCGGCTGTGGTAAAAGTACGCTATTACGCTGCTTTAATGGACTAGAAACCATCGACAATGGGCGTTTAATAATCAACGGGATCAACTTATCTAAGCCCACAGTCAACTATAGCCAACTGCGGCAACTACGAACACAAGTAGGTATGGTTTTCCAGCAGTTCAATCTGTTTCCTCATCTTAGCGTTCTAGAAAATATGACACTTGCACCGCGTAAAGTCTTGGGTAAAACACCAAAGGAAAGCGCCCAATTAGCAAGATTATATTTAGAAAAAGTTGGCTTACATGACAAAGCATCTGCTTATCCAGAACAACTTTCTGGCGGACAAAAGCAACGAGTAGCGATCGCCCGTAGCTTATGTATGAATCCCCAAATCATGCTATTTGACGAACCCACCAGCGCCTTAGATCCCGAACTCGTCGGCGAAGTTTTGCAAGTGATGCAACGATTGGCATCGGAAGGGATGACAATGGTGGTTGTCACCCATGAAATGCAATTTGCAAAAGAAGTAGCCCATCAGGTGATATTTTTAGACAAAGGTATTGTGACAGAAAAGGGTTCAGCTTATGAGGTACTGACCAATCCCCAAAGCGATCGCCTACGTATTTTTCTCAGTCGCTTTCAAATAATTCATAGTGATAAATAA
- a CDS encoding ABC transporter permease subunit (The N-terminal region of this protein, as described by TIGR01726, is a three transmembrane segment that identifies a subfamily of ABC transporter permease subunits, which specificities that include histidine, arginine, glutamine, glutamate, L-cystine (sic), the opines (in Agrobacterium) octopine and nopaline, etc.) → MAKFGFGRWLRWCVVVGFSCLLLTGCAVNSSAGKTLRVATEPAFPPFEFQKQGGELQGFSIDLMNAIAVAANFKVDFQSLPFDGIIPALQAKTVDAAISSITITQERAKTISFSRPYFKAGLAIAIRADNQNITGFDSLKNKKIAVQVGTTGAAKAKSIPGVQIRSFDSAPLALQELTNGNVDAVINDAPVTLYAINTGNLQGIKIVQQLLTEEFYGIATAKNSPNLALINDGLDRVLKNGTYSQIYQKWFKAEPPSLPAKSPFENQSSTGAPKIFSSISVILQAFPTLLQGALVTLQLTILSVVFGLIGGSLIGIVRLSRIAPVRWIARAYVDFFRGTPLLVQIFMIYFGFPAISQELGFTFTFDRLTAGVIALSLNNAAYTAEVVRAGIQSIETGQAEAAQSLGLSSVQTMIYIIFPQAFRRMIPPLGNDFISLLKDTSLVSVIGLEELLRKGQLIVADNYRAFEIYAGVAVVYLCLTLLFSQAFSLLEVWMNPVKRRRKYDT, encoded by the coding sequence ATGGCTAAATTTGGTTTTGGGCGTTGGTTGCGCTGGTGTGTGGTTGTTGGTTTTAGCTGTTTGTTATTGACTGGCTGTGCTGTGAACTCTAGTGCGGGAAAAACTCTGCGGGTTGCTACAGAACCGGCGTTTCCACCTTTTGAGTTTCAAAAACAAGGTGGTGAGTTGCAAGGTTTTTCGATTGATTTGATGAATGCGATCGCAGTTGCAGCTAACTTTAAAGTAGATTTTCAAAGTCTGCCTTTTGATGGCATTATCCCGGCTTTGCAAGCCAAAACGGTAGATGCGGCCATTAGTTCGATCACGATTACACAGGAGAGGGCGAAGACGATTTCTTTTTCCCGTCCTTATTTTAAAGCTGGGTTAGCGATCGCAATCCGTGCAGATAATCAAAATATTACTGGCTTTGACAGTCTCAAAAATAAAAAAATTGCAGTCCAAGTTGGTACAACAGGGGCTGCAAAGGCTAAGAGTATTCCCGGAGTGCAAATTCGCAGTTTTGATTCAGCACCTTTAGCCCTGCAAGAATTGACCAATGGTAATGTGGATGCGGTAATCAATGATGCACCAGTGACTTTATATGCTATTAATACGGGCAATCTTCAGGGGATAAAAATAGTACAGCAATTGCTGACAGAGGAGTTTTATGGCATTGCTACGGCTAAAAATTCACCTAATTTGGCATTAATAAATGATGGTTTGGATCGAGTTTTGAAAAATGGCACTTATTCCCAAATTTACCAGAAATGGTTTAAAGCTGAACCGCCATCACTACCAGCAAAATCGCCATTTGAGAATCAGAGTAGTACTGGCGCACCTAAAATATTTAGCTCAATTAGTGTGATTTTGCAGGCTTTTCCGACTTTATTACAGGGAGCATTAGTAACGTTACAATTAACGATACTTTCTGTAGTGTTTGGTTTAATTGGAGGTTCCCTAATTGGTATTGTCCGCCTTTCTCGAATCGCACCTGTGCGTTGGATAGCGAGGGCCTATGTAGATTTTTTTCGGGGAACACCTTTATTGGTGCAAATTTTTATGATTTACTTTGGTTTTCCAGCAATTTCGCAAGAACTTGGTTTTACATTTACCTTCGATCGCCTCACTGCTGGAGTAATTGCCTTAAGCTTAAATAACGCCGCCTACACCGCCGAAGTTGTGCGTGCAGGCATTCAATCGATTGAAACAGGACAAGCCGAAGCAGCACAATCATTAGGTTTGAGTTCTGTACAAACAATGATTTATATCATTTTTCCCCAAGCTTTCCGGCGGATGATTCCACCTTTGGGTAATGACTTTATCAGTTTATTGAAAGATACTAGCTTAGTTTCTGTAATTGGGTTGGAAGAATTACTACGGAAAGGACAGTTAATTGTTGCTGATAACTATCGCGCTTTTGAAATTTACGCAGGTGTAGCGGTGGTTTATTTATGCTTGACGTTACTTTTTTCACAGGCATTTAGTCTTTTGGAAGTGTGGATGAATCCAGTTAAACGGCGAAGAAAGTACGATACCTAA
- a CDS encoding lipid kinase, with product MSSRALLLVNRHARQGQKGLSEAIEYLKTLGFDLIEESTEDPKHLGEVILRYQHQVDLVIIGGGDGTLNAAVDALVETQLPLGILPLGTANDLARTLEIPNSLGEACKIIADGNLRRIDLGWVNDKHFFNVASLGLSVKITQRLTKEVKRRWGVFAYAATALQVLWEARPFTAEIAINGESVSVKTVQIAVGNGRYYGGGMAVADDATIDDQRLDLYSLEIKHWWQIILLLPAMREGRHIHWESVRSLQGQEIKVYTRKQRPINTDGEITTYTPAHFRVISKAIAVLVPQKSGVKS from the coding sequence ATGAGTTCCCGCGCACTGTTGTTAGTAAATCGTCATGCCCGCCAAGGGCAAAAGGGTCTGTCGGAAGCGATTGAATATCTGAAGACACTCGGCTTTGATTTAATTGAAGAGTCTACAGAAGACCCAAAACATCTTGGTGAAGTTATATTGCGCTATCAGCATCAAGTTGACCTAGTAATCATTGGTGGAGGAGATGGTACTCTCAATGCCGCAGTAGATGCTTTAGTTGAGACTCAGTTACCTTTGGGAATCTTGCCTCTGGGAACTGCTAACGATCTAGCAAGGACTTTGGAAATCCCGAATTCCCTCGGTGAAGCTTGCAAAATTATTGCAGATGGAAATTTACGTCGCATCGACTTGGGTTGGGTAAACGACAAGCACTTTTTTAACGTTGCTAGTCTGGGATTGAGTGTCAAAATTACCCAACGACTTACCAAAGAAGTTAAACGCCGTTGGGGAGTATTTGCTTATGCTGCCACTGCATTGCAAGTCCTTTGGGAAGCTAGACCTTTTACTGCGGAGATTGCGATCAATGGTGAATCAGTTAGCGTGAAAACAGTACAAATTGCTGTGGGTAACGGCCGTTATTATGGCGGTGGTATGGCTGTGGCTGACGATGCCACAATAGATGACCAAAGGTTAGACCTCTATAGCTTGGAGATTAAACACTGGTGGCAGATTATACTATTACTCCCGGCGATGCGAGAAGGGCGACATATACATTGGGAGAGTGTACGTTCTCTTCAAGGTCAAGAAATAAAAGTATATACTCGCAAACAGCGTCCTATTAATACAGATGGTGAAATCACTACTTACACACCGGCTCATTTTCGGGTTATATCTAAAGCTATAGCTGTTTTAGTACCCCAGAAATCAGGAGTTAAGAGTTAG
- a CDS encoding exopolysaccharide biosynthesis protein: protein MHLRFSQDIKSLLQRLAEQPLTLGDVLAETSERGFSLVITLLVLPFLFPMPPGLTGPFGGACLLLSAQMVLGRRSPWLPKRIANYKFPRPFAQLLLQNLGHLTKVLQKITRPRLPKIANNPLIWRINGFCISLLTVLLILPIPFTNPIPTIGILLLTVATIESDGLLICISYGITVLITLLFGFLGYAVWLAPSLLPSIFK, encoded by the coding sequence ATGCATCTGAGATTTTCTCAAGATATAAAGTCCCTGTTGCAACGCCTAGCTGAACAACCGCTTACTCTAGGTGATGTTCTGGCAGAAACCTCAGAACGAGGGTTCAGCTTGGTAATTACATTATTAGTTTTGCCCTTTTTATTTCCTATGCCACCGGGATTAACTGGCCCTTTTGGTGGTGCTTGTTTACTACTGTCAGCACAAATGGTTTTAGGAAGGCGATCGCCTTGGCTACCGAAAAGAATCGCTAACTACAAATTTCCTCGTCCCTTCGCCCAGTTACTTTTGCAAAACTTGGGACACCTTACCAAAGTTTTACAGAAAATTACCCGTCCTCGATTGCCAAAAATAGCTAATAATCCTTTGATTTGGCGAATTAATGGGTTTTGTATCTCCTTGTTGACAGTATTATTAATATTACCAATTCCGTTTACAAATCCCATCCCCACTATCGGTATTTTACTTTTAACTGTTGCCACCATCGAATCTGACGGTTTATTAATTTGCATCAGCTACGGCATCACTGTCCTGATTACCCTGCTGTTTGGATTTCTTGGTTATGCAGTATGGTTAGCTCCCAGTTTGCTGCCATCTATATTTAAATAA
- a CDS encoding methyltransferase domain-containing protein, with product MKNIVKNLLDERTKSIIRSSDLYQVLYNRMHSSKLAVRGKRLDICANEVAIYLLQSGKEKYVLRDKICLEIGSGWLLTHSLVFYLLGAKQVYATDIYPLLQPENIFKAVSQSVDWSILDSLSTFEDRHILDLRLKKLLSLKNLSVEALKDLGIEYIAPIDLSQKMPTQERIDFIFSKSVLEHVPVDDVVPLLKNLASSLSEDGFMFHLIDLVDHRNREERPFDFFIYQQEAYSRELQSRWGNRIRRSQWKQIFSNLKHLNYKFVFEWSRQDGDFPEKIDSSIQYTDEEDLRISHIGVVGELISLPKVKS from the coding sequence ATGAAAAATATAGTAAAAAATCTCCTTGATGAACGAACCAAATCAATTATTAGATCGTCCGATCTATATCAAGTTTTATATAATAGAATGCATTCAAGCAAGCTAGCAGTCAGAGGTAAAAGGCTTGATATTTGTGCCAACGAAGTTGCTATCTATCTGCTTCAGTCTGGTAAAGAGAAATATGTATTGCGTGATAAGATTTGCCTTGAAATTGGAAGTGGATGGTTGCTGACTCATTCATTAGTATTTTATCTTCTTGGAGCAAAACAGGTTTATGCAACAGATATTTATCCGTTATTGCAACCCGAAAATATTTTCAAAGCTGTATCTCAGTCTGTAGATTGGAGTATCTTGGATAGTCTATCTACATTTGAAGATCGTCACATTCTTGACTTACGTTTAAAAAAACTGCTCTCATTAAAAAATTTATCTGTAGAAGCCTTGAAAGACTTGGGTATAGAATACATTGCTCCAATTGATTTGTCTCAAAAAATGCCTACTCAAGAAAGAATAGATTTCATATTCTCTAAATCTGTGTTAGAGCATGTGCCAGTTGATGATGTTGTGCCACTTTTAAAAAATCTTGCAAGTAGCCTCTCTGAAGATGGCTTTATGTTTCATCTCATTGATTTAGTGGATCACAGAAATAGAGAAGAAAGACCATTTGATTTCTTTATTTATCAACAGGAAGCCTACTCAAGAGAATTACAATCAAGGTGGGGAAATCGAATTCGACGCAGCCAATGGAAGCAGATATTTTCTAACCTAAAACACTTAAATTATAAATTTGTATTTGAGTGGTCGCGCCAAGACGGAGACTTCCCAGAAAAAATTGATTCCTCTATTCAATATACAGATGAAGAAGATTTAAGAATTTCTCATATCGGTGTGGTTGGAGAATTAATATCGCTTCCGAAAGTCAAGTCTTGA
- a CDS encoding SDR family NAD(P)-dependent oxidoreductase yields the protein MPTALITGASSGIGKAFAQELAARKTNLVLVARSEEKLSQLAKELQEEHKIQVDVILKDLTEPNAACAVFEATKAKGLTIDLLINNAGLGYYGDFAESDGERQIKIVQLNVLALVDLTHKFLPLMRQRRSGSIINVSSITAFQPIPYLSVYAATKAFILSFSEALWAENRQYGVCILVTCPGPIETNFFTEANFPPALASTTEKGYSSEKVVWESLEALEKGYPTVISSDTTTQMRSKLSRLVPRKLLLNMLAKHFKA from the coding sequence ATGCCAACTGCTTTAATTACTGGTGCTTCTAGTGGTATTGGTAAAGCTTTTGCCCAAGAACTAGCTGCACGCAAGACCAATCTTGTACTTGTTGCTCGTTCTGAAGAGAAACTAAGCCAATTAGCTAAAGAGCTACAAGAAGAACACAAAATTCAAGTAGACGTTATACTCAAAGACCTCACAGAACCTAATGCAGCTTGTGCTGTATTTGAGGCCACAAAAGCAAAGGGATTAACCATTGACTTATTAATCAACAATGCTGGTTTGGGTTACTATGGCGACTTTGCTGAAAGTGATGGAGAAAGACAAATTAAAATCGTACAATTAAATGTTTTAGCATTGGTAGATTTAACGCATAAATTTCTCCCATTGATGCGGCAACGTCGGTCTGGAAGTATTATTAACGTATCCTCTATTACCGCATTTCAACCGATACCATACCTTTCTGTTTATGCTGCTACTAAAGCTTTTATTCTCAGCTTTAGTGAGGCACTATGGGCAGAAAATCGTCAATATGGTGTCTGTATTCTAGTAACTTGTCCAGGGCCAATAGAAACAAACTTTTTTACAGAAGCTAATTTTCCTCCAGCGCTGGCAAGTACTACAGAGAAAGGTTATTCTTCCGAAAAAGTGGTTTGGGAATCTTTAGAAGCTTTGGAAAAAGGCTATCCAACTGTTATTAGTTCTGATACTACGACTCAAATGAGAAGCAAATTATCTCGGCTTGTACCGCGCAAACTTCTTTTGAATATGTTAGCAAAACATTTTAAAGCTTAA
- a CDS encoding photosystem II S4 domain protein: protein MLPREELLKGVENRDSVARVIDQAEQAIKTWEVILTDFVSPPELAEIQRVFNRLTEVQLAAWGGYPQAERQRIAIARSELPLDRSQVSLVAVEIAGNFLFDTASHRDFLGAMLGTGIVREKTGDIIVLGERGAQAIVAPELVEFLEMSLKQVRSVPVKTQQIEVTELKVREPKKKELTTVEASLRLDAIASAGFGMSRSKMVDFIDAGDVRVNWKEVTQASSQLKSGDLIAIRSKGRLEVGEIAVTKKDRYRVQLTRYM from the coding sequence ATGTTGCCACGAGAAGAACTTTTAAAAGGTGTTGAAAATCGAGATAGTGTAGCTCGTGTAATTGACCAAGCAGAACAAGCCATCAAAACTTGGGAAGTGATTTTGACAGATTTTGTATCTCCCCCAGAGTTGGCGGAAATTCAACGGGTATTTAACCGATTAACAGAAGTGCAATTGGCGGCGTGGGGCGGATATCCACAAGCTGAACGCCAAAGAATAGCGATCGCTCGTTCGGAACTTCCCCTAGATCGATCTCAAGTCAGCCTTGTTGCTGTGGAAATTGCTGGTAATTTCCTGTTTGATACCGCCTCTCACCGCGACTTTTTAGGCGCAATGTTGGGAACGGGAATTGTTCGTGAAAAGACGGGAGACATTATTGTTTTAGGAGAACGAGGGGCACAGGCGATTGTCGCGCCAGAGTTGGTGGAATTTTTAGAAATGAGTCTGAAACAGGTGCGATCGGTTCCTGTGAAAACTCAACAGATTGAAGTAACTGAGTTAAAGGTTCGGGAACCCAAGAAAAAAGAACTAACCACTGTAGAGGCTTCTTTACGATTAGATGCGATCGCATCTGCTGGTTTTGGGATGTCGCGCAGTAAAATGGTTGATTTCATTGATGCCGGTGATGTCCGCGTCAATTGGAAGGAAGTTACTCAAGCTAGTTCTCAATTAAAATCAGGCGACTTAATCGCCATTCGCTCTAAAGGACGTTTAGAAGTTGGGGAAATCGCCGTCACTAAAAAAGACCGTTACCGAGTTCAATTGACAAGGTATATGTAA
- a CDS encoding FkbM family methyltransferase has product MLNQDRLKDYSSYFQQEISFYSKLLNSDSLCFDIGANIGDKAEAFLLAGARVVAFEPQPECMRELKARCSYYGSKFHAVQKAVGAEPGEARLYTRERSGIASFYEDWIGTVQNSIQVSITTLDRAIDEFGTPDYCKIDVEGWELEVFKGLTQPIPLVSFEYHITEREINTTGACIDYLSNLGKILVNVVPAEMHSFVFQEWLPPDEFLKRFPEDVIDLAKDGYGEIWVRSC; this is encoded by the coding sequence TTGTTAAATCAAGATCGGTTAAAAGATTACTCAAGTTATTTTCAACAAGAAATTTCTTTCTACTCGAAGCTATTAAATTCTGATAGTCTCTGCTTCGATATTGGTGCAAACATCGGTGACAAAGCAGAGGCTTTTCTTCTAGCAGGTGCAAGAGTTGTGGCATTTGAACCACAGCCTGAATGTATGAGAGAACTGAAAGCTCGATGCAGTTATTATGGCAGTAAGTTTCATGCCGTTCAGAAGGCTGTTGGTGCAGAACCTGGAGAAGCAAGATTGTACACTCGCGAACGAAGTGGAATCGCAAGTTTTTATGAGGATTGGATCGGTACTGTACAAAACAGTATTCAAGTGTCTATCACAACTCTCGATCGCGCAATTGATGAATTTGGAACACCAGATTACTGCAAAATTGATGTTGAAGGGTGGGAGCTTGAAGTTTTCAAAGGGTTGACACAACCCATTCCTTTAGTGTCATTTGAATACCACATAACAGAACGCGAAATTAATACCACTGGTGCTTGTATAGATTATCTATCCAATCTGGGAAAAATACTGGTTAATGTTGTACCTGCTGAAATGCATTCATTTGTATTTCAAGAATGGTTGCCTCCAGATGAGTTTCTAAAGCGTTTTCCTGAAGATGTGATAGACCTTGCGAAAGACGGCTACGGTGAGATTTGGGTTCGTAGTTGCTAA
- a CDS encoding TolC family protein, with the protein MKGQQLFYSFLPGVTAAVLTTQPAWAGTVKLTGVKVASSPSVLTSTYGQNSVVDMMNTQLPNSANVSVPTLVPSFGFTKLSMKPLSNNSIPAFTAGNTVVPIKQVLKKDRGRFLSLTPTSNPSQQVDVSRSAQNNQKQSNSSADGQKSESIVVPNYTSKLSPVQKEILPLSSAQQPVVQKINTVTELQTFLQTSTTGGESAKLLSGQRCQQESGKSKTDFLAALRLASSTCLQQNAVGRIAQSNTPIPTDSTPTTVPGSVTPAPGNSVLPATVPGSVTPAPGNSVLPATVPGSVTPAPGGSVQVPNNLIPNSNPLQFPTKAEEVTFQGNQPITLAQALELARRNNHDLQVSILQLERSRAAVREAQAALLPTLGVSADITRSQSASSQLQDELSRQQGFPSNTGSPSTGFNGQAQLTYNLYTSGNREATIRQAEEQERSDELAVETQYETIRLNVATDYYNLQQADEQVRISQSAVTNSAASLRDAESLERAGVGTRFDVLRSQVTLANSQQNLTNAISQQQIARRQLATRISLPQSVNISAADPVQLAGLWNQTLEQTIVLAFQNRSELQQQLAQRNISEQQRRQALSALGPQVSLVASYSLLDQFNDSVSVTDGYSVGVRASLSLYDGGAARARASQAKANIAIAETQFAEQRNQIRFQVEQAYSNQQSSLENVQTANTALEQAREALRLARLRFQAGVGTQTDVINSENDLTQAEGNRVTAILGYNRALAQLQRSVTLRGLR; encoded by the coding sequence GTGAAAGGACAGCAATTATTCTATAGCTTCTTGCCTGGTGTGACGGCAGCGGTCTTAACAACTCAGCCTGCTTGGGCTGGTACTGTAAAACTAACTGGGGTAAAGGTGGCTTCTTCTCCTAGTGTTTTGACTTCTACTTATGGTCAAAACTCGGTTGTAGACATGATGAATACCCAACTGCCAAATAGTGCAAATGTTAGTGTTCCAACCCTAGTACCCAGTTTTGGTTTCACTAAACTTAGTATGAAGCCTTTAAGTAATAACAGTATTCCAGCATTTACGGCTGGAAATACTGTTGTGCCAATAAAACAAGTACTTAAGAAAGATCGAGGTAGATTTTTAAGTTTGACACCTACCTCTAATCCTTCCCAACAGGTAGATGTCAGCCGTTCTGCTCAAAATAACCAAAAACAGAGTAACTCAAGTGCTGATGGGCAGAAATCAGAGAGCATAGTAGTTCCCAACTACACTTCAAAACTCTCTCCTGTCCAAAAAGAAATTTTACCATTGTCTTCTGCACAGCAGCCAGTGGTTCAAAAGATAAATACTGTTACTGAGTTGCAAACATTTTTACAAACTTCAACGACAGGTGGAGAATCAGCGAAACTGTTGTCAGGGCAAAGATGCCAACAGGAGTCAGGGAAAAGTAAGACTGATTTCTTAGCAGCTTTGCGACTGGCTTCAAGCACCTGTTTACAACAAAATGCTGTTGGCCGCATTGCTCAAAGCAATACCCCGATTCCCACAGATTCTACCCCAACCACTGTACCAGGAAGCGTAACTCCTGCACCAGGGAATTCAGTGCTACCTGCCACTGTACCAGGAAGCGTAACTCCTGCGCCAGGGAATTCAGTGCTACCTGCCACCGTGCCAGGAAGCGTAACTCCTGCGCCAGGGGGTTCAGTACAAGTTCCCAATAACCTGATTCCTAACTCAAATCCCTTGCAATTTCCCACCAAAGCCGAGGAAGTGACATTTCAGGGAAATCAGCCGATTACTTTGGCACAGGCTCTAGAGCTAGCACGGCGTAACAACCACGATCTACAGGTGTCGATATTGCAGCTAGAACGCAGTCGTGCTGCTGTCCGCGAGGCACAAGCTGCTTTACTTCCCACTCTTGGTGTTAGTGCTGATATCACTCGCAGTCAATCTGCTTCGAGTCAACTTCAGGACGAATTATCCAGACAGCAAGGTTTCCCGTCTAACACAGGCTCACCTAGTACAGGTTTCAACGGTCAAGCACAACTGACATATAACCTTTATACTTCAGGGAATCGGGAAGCTACCATCAGACAAGCTGAGGAACAGGAGCGCTCTGATGAACTGGCTGTAGAAACTCAATACGAGACAATCCGCCTGAATGTTGCCACTGACTACTACAATCTGCAACAAGCAGATGAACAAGTGCGGATTAGCCAATCGGCTGTGACGAACTCTGCGGCTAGTTTGCGTGATGCAGAATCTTTAGAGCGGGCTGGAGTTGGTACGCGCTTCGATGTGCTGCGATCGCAGGTGACTTTAGCAAATTCTCAACAAAACCTGACTAATGCTATCTCCCAGCAGCAAATTGCCCGTCGTCAATTGGCTACTCGGATCAGTTTGCCGCAGTCAGTTAATATCAGCGCCGCCGACCCTGTACAATTAGCTGGTCTTTGGAACCAGACCCTAGAACAAACTATTGTGCTGGCTTTTCAAAACCGTTCGGAATTGCAACAGCAATTGGCACAACGTAACATTAGCGAACAACAGCGACGGCAAGCACTTTCAGCACTAGGTCCGCAAGTTAGTTTGGTAGCTAGCTACAGCCTACTAGATCAGTTCAATGATAGTGTCAGCGTGACTGATGGTTATTCAGTAGGAGTCAGGGCAAGTCTAAGTTTGTATGATGGGGGAGCAGCAAGAGCAAGGGCATCTCAGGCAAAAGCTAATATTGCGATCGCAGAAACTCAATTTGCCGAACAGCGCAACCAAATTCGCTTTCAGGTAGAACAAGCCTATTCTAATCAGCAATCTAGTTTGGAAAATGTTCAAACCGCTAATACCGCTTTAGAACAAGCTAGAGAAGCTCTACGTTTAGCCCGTCTGCGATTCCAAGCTGGTGTAGGCACTCAAACTGATGTGATTAACTCTGAAAACGACCTCACACAAGCTGAAGGTAATCGAGTCACAGCAATTTTGGGTTACAACCGCGCTTTAGCTCAATTACAAAGGTCTGTTACGCTCAGAGGATTACGCTAA